In Maridesulfovibrio sp., a single genomic region encodes these proteins:
- the gcvH gene encoding glycine cleavage system protein GcvH: protein MIPQELLYAKSHEWLKIDGDTATVGITHFAQEQLGDLTFVELPQVGDTFAAGDEFGSIESVKAASEVYSPVDCEIVAVNEALEDAPEKVNEDPYGEGWMIKIKITGSTDGLLDAAAYEKVTEEEAH from the coding sequence ATGATCCCTCAGGAACTTCTTTACGCCAAATCTCACGAATGGCTTAAAATCGACGGAGATACCGCCACCGTCGGAATCACCCACTTTGCTCAGGAACAGCTCGGCGACCTTACTTTCGTCGAACTCCCCCAGGTAGGCGACACCTTTGCCGCCGGAGACGAATTCGGTTCCATCGAATCCGTAAAGGCTGCCAGCGAAGTATACTCTCCTGTTGACTGTGAAATAGTTGCCGTCAACGAAGCCCTTGAAGACGCACCGGAAAAAGTTAATGAAGATCCGTACGGCGAGGGCTGGATGATCAAAATCAAAATCACCGGTTCCACCGACGGACTTCTTGATGCAGCAGCCTACGAAAAGGTGACCGAAGAAGAAGCCCACTAA
- the folE2 gene encoding GTP cyclohydrolase FolE2, which produces MEDVQNSRAKVAMSIDRVGVRDLTLPLVVRDRKSGSQHTMAKVALSVDLPAHFKGTHMSRFVEALEDWTEELDYRSFYNLLSDIRRRLEARSAHAELAFPYCLRKKSPVSGRMGIMSYECTVEGELVGDNLEFTLGVKVPVMTVCPCSKAISDEGAHSQRAVVHIRTRSRGFVWIEDLVEIAEGSGSCEVYSLLKREDEKHVTEKSFSNPTFVEDVVRNAAMGLENHPKISWYKVDVESFESIHNHCAFASIAKS; this is translated from the coding sequence ATGGAAGATGTTCAGAACAGCCGGGCCAAGGTAGCCATGTCCATAGACCGGGTCGGGGTGCGCGATCTTACCCTGCCCCTGGTAGTGCGTGACCGCAAGTCCGGCAGCCAGCATACCATGGCCAAAGTGGCTTTGTCGGTTGACCTGCCTGCCCATTTCAAGGGCACTCATATGAGCCGTTTTGTCGAGGCTCTGGAGGATTGGACCGAGGAGCTTGATTACAGAAGTTTTTATAATCTGCTGAGTGATATCCGCAGACGGCTGGAAGCCCGCAGCGCCCATGCCGAACTGGCTTTTCCGTATTGTCTGCGGAAAAAATCCCCGGTGAGCGGACGCATGGGCATAATGAGCTACGAGTGCACCGTGGAAGGAGAACTGGTCGGGGACAATCTGGAATTCACCCTTGGGGTAAAGGTCCCGGTCATGACCGTATGTCCCTGTTCAAAGGCCATCAGCGATGAAGGTGCTCACAGCCAGCGGGCCGTGGTTCATATCCGTACAAGGTCCAGAGGATTCGTCTGGATAGAGGATCTCGTGGAAATCGCCGAGGGGTCCGGGTCCTGCGAAGTCTATTCCCTCCTTAAGCGCGAGGATGAAAAACACGTTACCGAGAAAAGTTTTTCCAATCCCACATTTGTTGAAGATGTGGTGCGAAATGCCGCTATGGGGCTGGAAAATCATCCTAAAATTTCCTGGTACAAGGTTGATGTGGAGAGTTTCGAATCAATTCACAACCACTGCGCGTTTGCAAGTATTGCCAAATCGTAA
- the nikR gene encoding nickel-responsive transcriptional regulator NikR — MGKTIRFGVSLDSDLLEKFDKLCDEKSYQTRSEAIRDLIRNMLVEKEWDDTEGEMAGTLSLVYDHHQSGLSQRLTELQHDSHDLILSTLHVHLDHSNCLEVMVLRGDGKSIKELAQRLISTKGVKHGKLGLTTTGEELV, encoded by the coding sequence ATGGGTAAGACTATACGTTTCGGGGTATCCCTTGATTCCGACCTGCTGGAGAAGTTCGATAAACTGTGTGACGAAAAAAGTTACCAGACTCGTTCGGAAGCAATCAGAGACCTGATCCGCAACATGCTTGTGGAAAAGGAATGGGACGATACCGAAGGCGAAATGGCCGGGACTCTTTCCCTGGTCTACGATCATCATCAGAGCGGGCTTTCCCAGCGGCTGACCGAGCTGCAGCACGACAGTCATGATCTGATACTTTCCACCCTGCATGTGCATCTGGACCATAGCAACTGCCTTGAAGTCATGGTGCTCCGGGGTGACGGCAAGTCCATCAAGGAACTTGCCCAGCGTCTGATTTCCACCAAGGGCGTAAAACATGGTAAACTGGGGCTGACCACGACCGGTGAAGAACTGGTCTAG
- the gcvPA gene encoding aminomethyl-transferring glycine dehydrogenase subunit GcvPA has translation MPYVPHSPEEIREMLDVIGVSSMEDLFAEIPAELRPRSFDLPKGLSEMAVLEKLEKMAARNTTDLASFLGAGFYDHFIPAAVDALSSRSEFYTAYTPYQPESSQGTLQAIFEYQTAMARLMDLDFANASVYDGGSALYEATLMAVRKTKRRKIIVSESLNPIYRVMLDSYTTNLNLELVTVPHNHGRTNIKSIIEALDKETAAIIVQNPNFFGSVNDFTELFAAVHEHKAVAIVSTYPVMQSVLKTPGEMGADIAVADGQSIGQPLSFGGPYLGIMTCTKALVRQMPGRMAGRTVDEDGKTGYVLTLQAREQHIRRQKATSNICSNQALCALRTLIHLCLLGEEGLRRTATISVERAHYAAERLTAIDGVELFTKGPFGNEFAISLPVNAFEAIDKLTARGIIPGFPVGRYYEGLENVLLVACTEKTTEEQIGIFAEILRGAI, from the coding sequence ATGCCCTACGTTCCTCATTCCCCGGAAGAAATCCGGGAAATGCTTGATGTGATCGGCGTAAGCTCCATGGAAGACCTTTTCGCCGAAATTCCGGCCGAACTGCGTCCTCGGAGCTTTGATCTGCCCAAAGGACTGAGCGAAATGGCCGTCCTTGAAAAGCTGGAAAAGATGGCTGCCAGAAACACCACCGACCTTGCCAGCTTCCTCGGAGCAGGATTCTACGACCACTTCATCCCTGCAGCTGTGGACGCCCTTTCATCCCGCAGTGAATTCTACACCGCCTACACTCCCTATCAGCCCGAATCATCGCAGGGAACCCTGCAGGCCATTTTCGAATACCAGACCGCCATGGCACGCCTCATGGATCTGGATTTCGCCAATGCTTCGGTCTACGATGGCGGTTCCGCACTCTACGAAGCCACCCTCATGGCCGTGCGCAAAACCAAACGCCGCAAGATAATCGTCAGCGAATCCCTGAACCCGATCTACAGGGTCATGCTTGATTCCTACACCACCAACTTGAATCTTGAACTGGTCACTGTTCCGCACAACCACGGCCGCACCAACATCAAATCCATCATCGAAGCTCTGGATAAGGAAACAGCCGCCATAATCGTGCAGAACCCCAACTTTTTCGGGTCGGTCAACGACTTCACCGAGCTGTTTGCCGCCGTGCATGAACACAAGGCTGTCGCCATTGTTTCCACCTACCCGGTTATGCAGTCCGTGCTTAAGACTCCCGGAGAAATGGGCGCGGATATTGCCGTGGCAGATGGGCAGTCCATTGGCCAGCCCCTCTCGTTCGGAGGACCTTACCTGGGAATTATGACCTGCACCAAGGCTCTTGTCCGCCAGATGCCCGGCCGCATGGCAGGCCGCACCGTGGATGAAGACGGCAAAACAGGATACGTGCTCACCCTGCAGGCCAGAGAGCAGCACATCCGCCGCCAGAAAGCCACCTCGAACATCTGCTCCAACCAGGCCCTGTGCGCCCTGCGTACCCTTATCCATCTCTGCCTGCTGGGAGAGGAAGGCCTTCGCCGCACCGCAACCATATCCGTTGAAAGAGCCCACTATGCCGCCGAGCGGCTCACCGCCATTGACGGCGTGGAACTCTTCACCAAGGGTCCTTTCGGCAACGAGTTCGCAATCAGCCTGCCGGTGAACGCATTCGAAGCCATTGATAAACTCACCGCGCGCGGGATCATCCCCGGCTTTCCCGTAGGACGTTACTACGAAGGGCTCGAAAACGTGCTGCTGGTGGCCTGTACGGAAAAAACAACAGAAGAACAGATCGGCATTTTCGCCGAAATTCTGCGGGGGGCAATCTAA
- the bioA gene encoding adenosylmethionine--8-amino-7-oxononanoate transaminase, translating into MSNTESMLQFDRAHIWHPYTSAVNPLTVFPVKRTEGVRIILADGRELIDGMASWWCAIHGYNHPVLCEALCRQAAEMPHVMFGGLTHEPGVELARRLVELSPEQLQHVFLADSGSVSVEVALKMAIQYWYAMGRPEKNRLMTVRNGYHGDTIGCMAVCDPVNGMHSMFTSVLPEHVFAEAPPCRFEGGCSDADFEDFRSRIAEHAHELAAVILEPVVQGAGGMRFYSPEYLRRVRKACDEHGVLLICDEIATGFGRAGALFASELAGICPDIMCVGKALTGGMMTLAATLATSEVAEGISSGGGVFMHGPTFMGNPLACAVANSSIDLLLRSDWQRKVANITAGLRKGLAPCADMPTVADVRCLGAIGVVELKSPVDMEFIQAEFVRRGVWVRPFGRLVYVMPPYVISDEELEVLTSAICEVVGLHRG; encoded by the coding sequence ATGTCCAATACAGAATCAATGCTTCAATTCGACCGGGCGCATATCTGGCATCCGTACACTTCGGCGGTAAATCCGTTGACTGTTTTTCCCGTCAAACGAACCGAGGGTGTCAGGATAATACTTGCTGACGGGCGGGAACTGATTGACGGCATGGCTTCGTGGTGGTGCGCCATTCATGGATACAATCATCCGGTGCTGTGCGAGGCTTTGTGCCGTCAGGCCGCCGAGATGCCGCATGTTATGTTCGGGGGACTTACCCATGAACCGGGCGTGGAACTGGCCCGCAGGCTGGTCGAACTTTCTCCGGAACAGTTGCAGCATGTTTTTCTGGCAGATTCCGGATCGGTTTCCGTGGAAGTGGCTCTGAAGATGGCGATCCAGTACTGGTACGCCATGGGCAGACCGGAGAAAAACCGGTTGATGACAGTGCGAAACGGCTACCACGGTGATACCATCGGCTGCATGGCGGTTTGCGATCCGGTCAACGGAATGCATTCCATGTTCACATCCGTGCTGCCGGAACATGTTTTTGCCGAGGCCCCTCCGTGCAGGTTTGAGGGCGGTTGCAGCGATGCGGACTTTGAAGATTTCAGAAGCAGGATTGCTGAACACGCTCACGAACTTGCGGCCGTTATTCTGGAACCCGTGGTTCAGGGAGCAGGGGGCATGCGTTTCTATTCCCCGGAATACCTCAGGCGGGTCCGTAAAGCCTGTGACGAGCACGGGGTGCTGCTTATCTGCGATGAGATTGCTACCGGATTCGGTCGGGCCGGGGCTCTTTTTGCAAGCGAACTGGCCGGAATATGTCCGGACATCATGTGCGTGGGCAAGGCTCTCACCGGCGGCATGATGACTCTGGCCGCTACCCTGGCCACTTCCGAGGTTGCGGAAGGAATTTCATCAGGCGGTGGGGTGTTCATGCACGGACCGACCTTCATGGGCAATCCGCTGGCCTGTGCTGTGGCTAACTCCTCTATTGATCTGCTGCTCAGGAGCGACTGGCAGCGGAAAGTGGCGAACATTACCGCAGGGCTTCGCAAGGGACTGGCTCCCTGTGCGGACATGCCGACAGTGGCTGATGTGCGCTGTCTGGGCGCTATCGGGGTGGTGGAGCTTAAGAGCCCGGTGGATATGGAATTCATTCAGGCCGAATTTGTCCGGCGCGGGGTCTGGGTGCGGCCGTTCGGCAGGCTGGTGTATGTAATGCCGCCGTATGTTATTTCCGATGAAGAATTAGAAGTGCTGACCTCGGCCATCTGCGAAGTGGTCGGTCTGCACAGGGGGTAG
- a CDS encoding methyltransferase domain-containing protein produces MVECKVPDREIIEVNTAGRVWKIERTADLETLWESIGEDDFGDDERLPYWAELWPASVLLGEWLYRNAGLIRGRRCLDLGCGLGLTAIIGQSLGAEVVAFDYEIEPLFFARGNSVLNSVRQPLWLQMDWRSPALADSSFDFIWGGDILYEKRFFDPLEKLFRRVLKPGGTIWMAEPVRDVSLPVWEQLESMGWNTALPLTEKAACCHAEMTVNIRKVVRGPNM; encoded by the coding sequence TTGGTTGAGTGCAAGGTTCCTGATCGGGAAATAATAGAGGTGAACACAGCCGGAAGGGTCTGGAAGATAGAGCGGACTGCTGATCTTGAAACCCTCTGGGAGTCTATCGGCGAAGATGATTTCGGGGATGACGAGCGTCTTCCGTACTGGGCGGAACTATGGCCCGCCAGCGTACTGCTGGGCGAATGGCTGTACCGTAATGCCGGGCTTATCAGGGGGCGGCGCTGTCTTGATCTCGGTTGCGGATTGGGTTTGACTGCGATTATCGGGCAGTCTCTGGGGGCTGAAGTGGTTGCCTTTGATTATGAAATCGAGCCCCTTTTTTTCGCCCGTGGAAATTCTGTTCTCAATTCAGTCCGGCAGCCTCTGTGGCTTCAGATGGATTGGCGGTCTCCGGCGCTGGCCGACAGTTCGTTCGATTTCATCTGGGGCGGTGATATTCTGTATGAAAAAAGATTTTTCGATCCGCTGGAAAAACTTTTCCGGCGGGTGTTGAAGCCGGGCGGCACCATCTGGATGGCCGAACCTGTGCGCGATGTTTCCCTGCCTGTCTGGGAGCAACTTGAATCCATGGGTTGGAACACCGCACTTCCGCTTACGGAAAAGGCCGCGTGCTGCCATGCTGAAATGACCGTGAACATCAGGAAAGTTGTCCGCGGTCCCAATATGTAA
- a CDS encoding NAD(P)/FAD-dependent oxidoreductase produces MTSSDFPSEKRSYGLVVVGAGPGGFDAALEAAGEGIKVALVEKELLGGTCLNVGCIPTKLYLGATSPVEELEAQSKAKVAKGEIEIDFNALCTKKDRFIAATRKAMEQKAKNLGIDIYRATAKILEPGKVEVSRPGETAVLEYENLVLATGSHPTVFPGLEPDNETILDNTGFLSLTEMPESLLVIGAGFIGLEMAQIAHRTGCRITVVDAMDRVAVYEDPEVSKALQGIFKRRKWDIRLGVKVRSVSAENGKAVLRTEDGDELVADKALIAIGRRPNSSGIGLEALGIETAGPGFVKVNENLEAAANVYAIGDLNGHILLAHAASHQAGYVVRRIAGKTDGPYEHGPVPSILYGSPETMRVGSMPADLEGKGKVETSSFPLVANPIAQAYASTQGFVKVIWLDGKVAGITAVGHHVSGFTTAAAMIVQEGWTENDIHKVVFPHPSLDEALLGALKADKQAL; encoded by the coding sequence ATGACCTCAAGTGATTTCCCGTCCGAAAAACGCTCCTACGGCCTTGTGGTCGTGGGAGCCGGCCCCGGCGGTTTCGATGCCGCCCTTGAAGCCGCAGGCGAAGGCATCAAAGTCGCGCTGGTGGAAAAGGAACTGCTCGGCGGAACCTGCCTGAACGTTGGCTGCATCCCCACAAAGCTCTATCTCGGGGCGACATCCCCGGTGGAGGAGCTGGAGGCTCAGTCCAAGGCCAAGGTTGCCAAGGGCGAGATCGAGATAGATTTCAACGCTCTGTGCACCAAAAAGGACCGCTTCATCGCCGCCACCCGCAAGGCCATGGAACAGAAGGCCAAAAATCTAGGAATAGACATCTACCGGGCAACTGCTAAAATTCTGGAACCCGGCAAGGTAGAGGTCTCACGTCCCGGCGAAACAGCTGTTCTTGAATATGAGAATCTGGTTCTCGCCACCGGTTCACATCCTACGGTTTTCCCCGGTCTTGAACCGGATAATGAAACCATACTGGATAACACCGGCTTCCTGTCCCTGACCGAAATGCCGGAATCACTTCTGGTAATCGGCGCAGGATTCATCGGGCTGGAAATGGCCCAGATCGCCCACCGCACAGGTTGCAGAATCACGGTGGTGGACGCAATGGATCGCGTTGCCGTGTATGAAGACCCGGAAGTCTCCAAGGCCCTGCAGGGCATATTCAAGCGCCGCAAATGGGACATCCGTCTCGGCGTCAAGGTCCGTTCGGTCAGCGCCGAGAACGGAAAAGCCGTTCTGCGCACCGAAGACGGAGATGAACTGGTCGCCGACAAGGCGCTCATCGCCATCGGGCGCCGCCCCAATTCCAGTGGCATCGGCCTTGAAGCACTGGGGATCGAGACTGCCGGACCGGGATTCGTCAAGGTAAACGAGAATCTTGAAGCCGCCGCCAATGTATACGCAATCGGCGACCTCAACGGTCACATCCTGCTGGCCCACGCCGCCAGCCACCAGGCCGGTTACGTGGTCCGCCGCATAGCCGGAAAAACAGACGGTCCCTACGAGCACGGACCGGTGCCCTCCATACTGTACGGTTCACCGGAAACAATGCGCGTAGGCAGTATGCCGGCTGATCTGGAAGGGAAAGGAAAGGTGGAAACATCATCCTTTCCGCTGGTCGCCAACCCCATCGCGCAGGCCTACGCCTCCACTCAGGGATTCGTGAAAGTAATCTGGCTGGATGGCAAAGTGGCCGGAATAACCGCTGTGGGACACCATGTTTCCGGTTTCACCACGGCCGCAGCCATGATCGTGCAGGAAGGCTGGACGGAAAACGACATACACAAGGTCGTGTTCCCCCATCCGTCTCTGGACGAAGCCCTTCTGGGCGCACTCAAGGCGGATAAACAAGCCCTGTAA
- the gcvPB gene encoding aminomethyl-transferring glycine dehydrogenase subunit GcvPB, translated as MKTVFEKSVPGREGCWPEKPGKKIEDLIPAELLRKEAGMPSLSELDVVRHFTKLSQKNFGVDSNFYPLGSCTMKYNPKFTEQVAALPGFAKLHPVISQLKGAGRHCQGALEVIYETESLLSELTGMSAFTLHPMAGAHGELTGVMLIAAYHRDKGNKKTKIICPDSAHGTNPASASIAGFEVVAVESKDGIITPEALAEVLDDDVAGVMMTCPNTLGLFETHLPELVKMIHEKDALLYYDGANMNAIMGKMRVGDAGFDVVHLNLHKTLATPHGGGGPGSGPVGVSEKLVPFLPVSRVKKMEDGQYYLSYDEPKSIGYVAPFYGNFGVYLKAYAYMLRLGREGLIRATEGAVLGANYMRKRLENHFEIPHNRICMHEFVTSAVKQAQNGVRALDIAKALLDKGHHAPTIYFPLIVKECLMIEPTETESKETLDQFVDDLIEIAELAEKNPDMLHAAPVHMSVKRLDETKAARDMVITDDLK; from the coding sequence ATGAAAACAGTATTCGAAAAGTCCGTTCCCGGCCGCGAAGGATGCTGGCCTGAAAAACCGGGAAAGAAAATCGAGGACCTCATCCCCGCAGAACTCCTGCGCAAGGAAGCAGGTATGCCTTCGCTTTCCGAGCTGGACGTTGTTCGCCACTTCACCAAACTTTCCCAGAAAAACTTCGGTGTGGACTCCAACTTCTACCCCCTGGGTTCCTGCACCATGAAGTACAACCCCAAATTCACGGAACAGGTTGCCGCCCTTCCCGGTTTCGCCAAGCTGCATCCGGTGATTTCCCAGCTCAAGGGTGCGGGACGTCACTGCCAGGGCGCGCTTGAAGTTATCTACGAAACCGAAAGTCTGCTCAGCGAACTCACCGGAATGTCCGCCTTCACCCTGCACCCAATGGCCGGGGCACACGGCGAACTCACCGGGGTAATGCTCATCGCCGCATACCACCGCGACAAAGGCAACAAGAAGACCAAAATAATCTGCCCGGACTCCGCTCACGGAACCAACCCCGCATCCGCCTCAATCGCCGGATTCGAAGTTGTTGCTGTTGAATCAAAAGACGGCATCATCACCCCTGAAGCTCTGGCCGAAGTTCTTGATGACGATGTTGCCGGCGTAATGATGACCTGCCCCAACACCCTCGGTCTCTTTGAGACTCATCTTCCCGAACTGGTAAAGATGATTCATGAAAAAGACGCCCTGCTATACTACGACGGCGCAAACATGAACGCCATTATGGGCAAGATGAGAGTCGGCGATGCCGGATTCGATGTTGTCCACCTGAACCTGCACAAGACTCTGGCCACCCCCCACGGCGGTGGAGGCCCCGGTTCCGGCCCGGTGGGTGTAAGCGAAAAGCTTGTTCCCTTCCTGCCCGTATCCAGAGTAAAAAAGATGGAAGACGGCCAGTATTACCTTTCCTATGATGAACCCAAATCCATCGGTTACGTGGCTCCGTTCTACGGAAACTTCGGCGTTTATCTCAAGGCATACGCCTACATGCTCCGTCTCGGCCGCGAAGGGCTGATCCGGGCCACGGAAGGTGCTGTCCTCGGCGCCAACTACATGCGCAAACGGCTCGAAAACCATTTCGAAATCCCGCACAACCGCATCTGCATGCATGAATTCGTGACCTCGGCAGTCAAACAGGCCCAGAACGGCGTACGCGCTCTGGATATCGCCAAGGCTCTGTTGGACAAGGGCCATCATGCACCGACCATCTACTTCCCGCTCATCGTGAAGGAATGTCTGATGATCGAGCCGACCGAGACCGAAAGCAAGGAAACCCTCGACCAGTTTGTCGACGATCTTATCGAGATTGCGGAACTTGCCGAAAAGAACCCCGATATGCTGCATGCCGCACCGGTACACATGTCTGTCAAGAGACTGGATGAAACAAAAGCAGCCCGTGACATGGTGATTACCGATGACCTCAAGTGA
- the bioD gene encoding dethiobiotin synthase, producing the protein MSGFFITGTGTDVGKTVVTAALARFFAQAGKSVLPVKPVQSGGIIRPDGRMDSPDGEVYKAAGAAWNPDLQCPFIFEPACSPHLAASLSGSGLDVDEVAARVRAIEAETGALLLVEGAGGIMVPLNDRMTMLDLMRALEYPVILAAENKLGGINEVLLSVAALRQAKLEIAGIIMTSANGPAPSEYGMAQDNIRCIESFSGVRVLGSIPHIQNWDHNNPGCWAEVDNALSSLDI; encoded by the coding sequence ATGTCCGGATTTTTTATTACCGGGACCGGAACCGATGTGGGCAAGACCGTGGTGACAGCGGCTCTTGCCCGGTTTTTTGCTCAGGCCGGAAAATCCGTCCTGCCGGTAAAGCCCGTGCAGTCCGGTGGGATTATCCGTCCGGACGGCCGCATGGATTCCCCGGACGGAGAAGTCTACAAGGCCGCCGGTGCCGCATGGAATCCCGATCTCCAGTGTCCGTTCATTTTCGAGCCGGCCTGCTCCCCGCATCTCGCGGCCAGTCTGTCCGGTAGCGGGTTGGATGTGGATGAGGTTGCCGCAAGAGTCCGCGCAATTGAAGCCGAGACCGGAGCCCTGCTGTTGGTCGAAGGGGCCGGTGGTATAATGGTGCCCCTGAATGACCGGATGACCATGCTGGACCTGATGCGCGCCTTGGAATACCCGGTGATCCTCGCCGCTGAAAACAAGCTCGGCGGCATAAACGAAGTACTGCTGTCCGTTGCCGCGCTCAGGCAGGCCAAACTGGAAATCGCCGGTATAATAATGACCTCCGCCAACGGTCCGGCTCCCTCCGAGTACGGCATGGCGCAGGATAACATCCGGTGCATCGAAAGTTTTTCAGGTGTCAGGGTATTGGGTTCCATTCCGCATATTCAGAATTGGGATCACAACAATCCCGGCTGCTGGGCTGAGGTGGACAACGCTTTATCTTCACTTGATATTTGA
- a CDS encoding hydantoinase/oxoprolinase family protein, whose product MSFSSGYAIGIDTGGTYTDTVVLNCADSSVVATAKSPTTHHDLSLGLASSLDKAMQESGVKPEDVKLVSVSTTLATNAVVEDKGARVGLFMIGAPRALKLPVVTVRFVDGGHKITGAEDDPLNIEALVDGINDMRGHVDAYAVCGAMSIKNPAHEQIAAKAISLTDPKPVFCSHTISTRAGQKERAATAVLNARLMPVMAEFLAGVGKTLDDRGLGGSVVVVRGNATPMSMEDAVQRAADTFASGPASTAYYGSIYSPEKDALIVDVGGTTTDVTLIRDGKPTINDDGSIIGECETHVEAVEMFTVGVGGDSFSRINRSGRLEVGPARVIPLCMAGEIPAPSGWIGKGHDSHLIKIGPSSASCDEDSVLEFLTENGPSTFSRIMKQLDMGEIRLGGHLSALVREQVVEEAGFTPTDALHVLGELSIGDARVSVEAAEVLGKEFGLDAEGFARKVLAETRLKIENAMLEHIVRKEIGGNMAGIIAGRSASPLVSFEASLNLPIVGIGAAAGKLLPEVAEKLHTVAVFPEHHEVGNALGAVKMALINVNEEAR is encoded by the coding sequence ATGAGTTTTTCCAGCGGTTATGCCATCGGTATAGATACCGGCGGCACCTATACTGATACTGTTGTTTTGAACTGCGCCGATTCCAGCGTGGTAGCCACGGCAAAATCTCCCACTACACATCATGACTTAAGCCTCGGTCTGGCTTCATCGCTGGACAAGGCCATGCAGGAAAGCGGCGTGAAGCCAGAAGATGTGAAACTGGTATCCGTTTCCACCACTCTGGCCACCAATGCAGTGGTGGAGGACAAGGGCGCACGGGTCGGTCTGTTCATGATCGGCGCTCCCAGAGCCTTGAAACTGCCTGTTGTGACCGTGCGTTTCGTGGACGGCGGACACAAGATAACCGGCGCCGAGGACGATCCTCTGAATATCGAAGCCCTCGTTGACGGCATTAACGATATGCGCGGGCATGTGGATGCCTATGCCGTGTGCGGAGCCATGAGCATCAAGAACCCCGCTCACGAACAGATTGCCGCAAAGGCCATTTCGCTTACCGACCCCAAACCGGTTTTCTGCTCCCATACCATAAGCACCCGTGCAGGACAGAAGGAAAGGGCTGCGACAGCCGTGCTTAACGCCCGTCTCATGCCGGTAATGGCGGAGTTTCTTGCCGGGGTAGGCAAGACTCTGGATGATCGCGGGCTGGGCGGCTCCGTTGTTGTTGTGCGCGGAAACGCTACTCCCATGAGCATGGAAGATGCCGTTCAGCGCGCAGCGGACACTTTTGCCAGCGGTCCTGCATCCACCGCATATTACGGCAGCATCTATTCCCCGGAAAAGGACGCCCTGATAGTTGACGTGGGCGGAACCACTACCGATGTTACCCTCATTCGCGATGGAAAACCGACCATAAATGATGACGGCAGTATCATCGGCGAATGTGAAACCCACGTGGAAGCCGTGGAGATGTTTACGGTCGGTGTCGGCGGGGACAGTTTTTCACGCATCAATCGTTCCGGCAGGCTTGAGGTCGGCCCGGCAAGGGTTATCCCCCTGTGCATGGCCGGAGAGATCCCCGCTCCGTCCGGCTGGATAGGAAAGGGGCATGATTCCCATCTGATCAAGATAGGTCCCTCCTCCGCTAGCTGCGATGAGGACAGTGTTCTGGAGTTTCTCACCGAAAACGGCCCTTCGACATTCAGCCGGATCATGAAACAACTCGATATGGGCGAAATCCGGCTCGGTGGTCATCTTTCCGCTCTTGTGCGTGAACAGGTCGTCGAGGAAGCCGGATTCACTCCTACCGATGCTCTGCATGTTCTCGGAGAGCTTTCCATCGGTGACGCACGGGTTTCCGTAGAAGCTGCTGAAGTTCTTGGAAAGGAATTCGGTCTTGACGCGGAAGGTTTTGCCCGCAAGGTTCTGGCAGAAACACGGCTCAAGATCGAAAACGCCATGCTGGAACACATCGTGCGCAAGGAGATCGGCGGAAACATGGCCGGTATCATTGCCGGGCGCTCCGCAAGTCCTCTGGTAAGTTTTGAGGCCTCGCTCAATCTGCCCATTGTGGGCATCGGAGCCGCTGCCGGGAAACTGCTTCCCGAAGTTGCCGAAAAACTGCATACCGTGGCCGTTTTCCCGGAACATCATGAAGTGGGTAACGCTCTTGGAGCGGTGAAGATGGCCCTGATCAACGTAAATGAGGAGGCCCGCTAA